Proteins from a genomic interval of Gemmatimonadales bacterium:
- a CDS encoding M20/M25/M40 family metallo-hydrolase encodes MTRRFLMLLTLAATPLAAQTVDTTGTGALIGEAMNKSQVMTTLEFLTDVIGPRLTGSAAMKQANDWTEAQFKLYGLSATQESYEYGVTWERGPIAFKIDAPFPRNLTAHSWAWTAGTGGKTLTGPVVLVDASTPESLAVYKDKIKGAWLMLRPAADIWNPDGPPMTAADSAAAQAEREARMAAFRAGGRDTTEAGRQARRQFAVDRNYLLKQYGALGVLTDAGKEYGLMNMSGSPYSVSPLPNVVIAHEDYAGFSRLLEHGVTPKVSGRVDNTLGTKPVMQWNTIGEIKGTEWPDQVVILGAHLDSWDLGTGTTDNATGSMVVMEAARVIMASGLKPKRTMRFILFSGEEEGLLGSAAYAAQHAAEADKIQAVLVLDNGTGMITGMALQGRNQDAQLWTDLLAPVASLGADKVREGNKGGTDHLSFIPYGVPGWNYDQESRGYNHTHHSQIDTYDHAVPGDLRQASAVMAVTAFELANLPVLLPRGPTREVTPRTITPPSPGLAAK; translated from the coding sequence ATGACACGACGATTCCTGATGCTCTTGACCCTCGCCGCCACTCCACTCGCCGCCCAGACGGTGGACACCACCGGCACCGGCGCCCTGATCGGCGAGGCGATGAACAAGTCGCAGGTGATGACGACCCTCGAGTTCCTCACCGACGTCATCGGCCCCCGGCTGACTGGTTCGGCGGCCATGAAGCAGGCCAACGACTGGACCGAGGCGCAGTTCAAGCTCTACGGCCTCTCCGCCACGCAGGAGTCGTATGAGTACGGTGTGACCTGGGAGCGGGGTCCGATCGCGTTCAAGATCGACGCGCCGTTTCCCCGCAACCTGACCGCGCACAGCTGGGCGTGGACCGCCGGGACCGGCGGCAAGACCCTGACCGGCCCCGTCGTCCTGGTGGATGCGTCGACTCCCGAGAGCCTCGCCGTGTACAAGGACAAGATCAAGGGCGCCTGGCTGATGCTCCGCCCCGCCGCCGACATCTGGAATCCGGACGGCCCCCCGATGACCGCGGCCGACTCCGCCGCCGCACAGGCGGAGCGCGAGGCGCGGATGGCCGCGTTCCGCGCCGGAGGCCGGGACACCACCGAGGCTGGACGCCAGGCGCGGCGCCAGTTTGCGGTGGACCGCAACTACCTGCTGAAGCAGTACGGTGCGCTCGGCGTCCTGACGGATGCCGGGAAGGAATACGGCCTCATGAACATGTCGGGTTCTCCCTACAGCGTGTCGCCGCTTCCGAACGTGGTCATTGCCCACGAAGACTACGCCGGGTTCAGCCGCCTCCTGGAGCACGGTGTCACGCCGAAGGTCTCCGGCCGGGTGGACAACACGCTGGGCACCAAGCCGGTGATGCAGTGGAACACCATCGGCGAGATCAAGGGCACGGAATGGCCTGATCAGGTCGTGATTCTCGGCGCCCACCTCGACAGCTGGGACCTTGGCACCGGGACGACCGACAACGCCACCGGCTCCATGGTGGTGATGGAGGCCGCCCGGGTCATCATGGCGAGCGGGCTCAAGCCGAAGCGGACCATGCGCTTCATCCTCTTCAGTGGCGAAGAGGAGGGGTTGCTCGGCTCGGCGGCCTACGCGGCCCAGCACGCCGCCGAGGCGGACAAGATCCAGGCGGTCCTGGTGCTCGACAACGGGACCGGCATGATCACCGGCATGGCGTTGCAGGGCCGCAACCAGGATGCCCAGCTCTGGACCGACCTGCTCGCGCCTGTCGCGTCGCTCGGGGCGGACAAGGTGCGCGAGGGGAACAAGGGGGGCACCGACCACCTCTCGTTCATCCCCTACGGGGTGCCCGGCTGGAACTACGACCAGGAATCCCGCGGGTACAACCACACCCACCATTCGCAGATCGATACCTACGATCACGCGGTGCCGGGCGACCTGCGCCAGGCGTCGGCGGTGATGGCGGTGACGGCGTTCGAGCTGGCCAACCTGCCGGTGCTGCTGCCCCGCGGGCCGACCCGGGAAGTGACGCCGCGGACCATCACGCCCCCCAGCCCTGGATTGGCGGCCAAGTAG
- the queF gene encoding preQ(1) synthase, whose amino-acid sequence MATPEGRSLPFTGPEHVDVAVLETFPYDGPAQHIVTTTDEFSAVCPYSGLPDFATLTVSYVPGKTCIELKSLKYYVTSYRNVGIYQEHATAKIAEDLFKVLAPQTITVETDYNVRGGFLTTCSVTLPTPG is encoded by the coding sequence ATGGCCACGCCGGAAGGCCGTTCCCTCCCGTTCACGGGTCCCGAGCACGTCGACGTCGCCGTGCTCGAGACCTTCCCGTACGACGGGCCCGCGCAGCACATCGTCACCACCACCGACGAATTCAGCGCCGTCTGTCCCTATAGCGGGCTCCCTGACTTTGCGACGCTGACGGTGTCCTACGTGCCGGGCAAGACCTGCATCGAGCTCAAGAGCCTGAAGTACTACGTGACGAGCTACCGCAACGTCGGCATCTACCAGGAGCACGCCACGGCGAAGATCGCCGAGGACCTCTTCAAGGTGCTCGCGCCCCAGACCATCACGGTGGAAACCGACTACAACGTCCGGGGCGGTTTCCTGACCACCTGCAGCGTGACGTTGCCGACGCCCGGCTGA
- a CDS encoding acyl-CoA dehydrogenase family protein — MTTAIKQPTHNDLAPKTTEQEARDVAEAAREQEWSSRSFVRELFEGDYDLDLIHPFPEPDPADLAKAKPLMERLEKFMREKVDSDKIDREGKIPPEIVEELRQMGAFGLKIGEEYGGMGLSQYSYTKAISLVTSNDGSMTALLSAAQSIGVPVPLKLFGTDAQKKKYLPRLAKGAISAFALTETGVGSDPAGVATTAVLSDDGSHYILNGEKLWCTNGTIAELMVVMARTGKKISAFIVETDWPGVEVVERLHFMGLKAIENGLIRFTNVKVPAENIIWGEGKGLKLALITLNTGRLTLPASCAAGAKRSLEIARTWAAERQQWGAPIGKHDAVAQKLGRMAADTFAMDSVSDLASLMADKGTVDIRLEAAMAKMWNSEVGWRIVDDLLQIKGGRGYETADSLRSRGERPDPVERMMRDYRINLIFEGSSEIMRLFIAREAVDTHLKVAGALIDPKSSTGTKVKALFRAGAFYALWYPKLWIGLKGRFGYGEFGPLATHLRYAERRSRKLARSLFHAMIRFGPKLEKRQAVLGRLVEIGAELFAISATVSRAQAMVKKNPADRSPIELADAFARNSRRKIDDRFAALFDNEDVMNYAVAQNTTAGKYAWVESGMVRDK, encoded by the coding sequence ATGACAACCGCCATCAAGCAGCCGACCCACAACGACCTCGCGCCGAAGACGACCGAGCAGGAAGCCCGTGACGTCGCCGAGGCCGCACGCGAGCAGGAATGGTCGTCACGGAGCTTCGTCCGTGAGCTCTTCGAGGGAGACTACGACCTCGACCTGATCCATCCCTTCCCCGAGCCCGACCCCGCGGACCTGGCCAAGGCCAAGCCGCTGATGGAGCGGCTCGAGAAGTTCATGCGCGAAAAGGTGGACAGCGACAAGATCGACCGCGAAGGCAAGATCCCGCCCGAGATCGTCGAGGAACTCCGCCAGATGGGCGCGTTCGGGCTCAAGATCGGCGAGGAGTACGGCGGGATGGGGCTGAGCCAGTACAGCTACACCAAGGCCATCAGCCTGGTGACGAGCAACGACGGCAGCATGACCGCGCTCCTCTCCGCCGCCCAGTCGATCGGCGTGCCGGTGCCGCTCAAGCTGTTCGGCACCGACGCGCAAAAGAAGAAGTACCTCCCCCGCCTCGCCAAGGGCGCCATCTCCGCGTTTGCGCTCACCGAGACCGGGGTCGGTTCCGATCCGGCCGGCGTGGCCACGACGGCGGTCCTGTCCGACGACGGCAGCCACTACATCCTCAATGGCGAGAAGCTCTGGTGCACCAACGGCACCATCGCCGAGTTGATGGTGGTCATGGCGCGAACCGGCAAGAAAATCAGCGCCTTCATCGTCGAGACCGACTGGCCAGGCGTCGAGGTGGTCGAGCGGCTGCACTTCATGGGGCTCAAGGCCATCGAGAACGGCCTGATCCGCTTCACCAACGTGAAGGTGCCGGCCGAGAACATCATCTGGGGTGAGGGCAAGGGTCTCAAGCTCGCGCTGATCACCCTCAACACCGGCCGCCTTACCCTGCCCGCCTCCTGCGCCGCCGGGGCCAAGCGCTCCCTCGAGATCGCCCGCACCTGGGCCGCGGAGCGCCAGCAGTGGGGCGCCCCCATCGGCAAGCACGACGCCGTCGCGCAGAAGCTCGGCAGGATGGCGGCCGATACCTTTGCCATGGACTCGGTCAGCGATCTCGCCTCACTGATGGCGGACAAGGGCACCGTGGATATCCGCCTCGAGGCCGCCATGGCCAAGATGTGGAACTCCGAGGTCGGGTGGCGGATCGTGGACGACCTGCTGCAGATCAAGGGCGGGCGTGGCTACGAGACGGCCGACAGCCTGCGGAGCCGCGGCGAGCGCCCCGACCCCGTCGAACGAATGATGCGTGACTATCGCATCAACCTGATCTTCGAGGGCTCCAGCGAGATCATGCGCCTCTTCATCGCCCGCGAGGCGGTGGACACGCACCTCAAGGTGGCCGGCGCGCTGATCGACCCGAAGTCGTCCACCGGGACCAAGGTGAAGGCGCTCTTCCGCGCCGGGGCCTTCTACGCCCTCTGGTACCCGAAGCTCTGGATCGGCCTCAAGGGCCGCTTCGGCTACGGCGAGTTCGGCCCGCTGGCCACGCACCTTCGCTACGCGGAACGGCGCTCGCGCAAGCTGGCCCGGTCGCTCTTCCACGCCATGATCCGGTTTGGACCGAAGCTGGAGAAGCGGCAGGCAGTCCTCGGCCGGCTGGTCGAGATCGGTGCGGAGCTCTTCGCCATTTCCGCCACGGTCAGCCGCGCGCAGGCGATGGTGAAGAAGAACCCGGCCGACCGCTCGCCCATCGAGCTGGCCGATGCCTTCGCGCGGAATTCGCGCCGCAAGATCGACGACCGCTTCGCCGCCCTCTTCGACAACGAGGACGTCATGAACTACGCTGTCGCGCAGAACACCACGGCCGGCAAGTATGCCTGGGTGGAATCCGGCATGGTCCGGGACAAGTAG